The Neochlamydia sp. S13 genome has a segment encoding these proteins:
- a CDS encoding protein-disulfide reductase DsbD: MAVKFRHITYRLLGFLIIFISLLYSENPSQVNQLHSFPSNLGLIEPLVNDSSLPIKAYVHSETLNFKAAEPFWIKVSLTIAPSWNIYWKNPGDAGMPVSVTWELPPGFKAGELQWPYPQRFESPSSIGFGYENEVHFLCQIFPPENLNHSDTYKFRATIKYLACSDSACLPGETNVQMNLTSTSFAPVMDKSLTSIFEQARRLLPKTRGNITAKRINDLIELNMPSPLAPAEKILNIFFFPEEGQSVDYHLEPSISLQESSFSSYSIAFKEKDSSLPTTVLKGVLVLTIQQAEKIATEAIEVAVPIQDLNKENSVWAFNEAFPRSWNITLSSKSSDYEGGLGMALILAFLGGMLLNLMPCVLPVISFKILSFVKMSGQSRQLTLQHGLMFSAGVLVSFWILSAALLILKAYGHAVGWGFQLQEPAFVALLSAVLFIFSLSLFGVFEIGIKVGSFAGQLQHQGTKKGRCASFLSGVLATLIATPCTGPFLGTAVGFAMTLPFYLSFLIFTSLGMGMASPYLILSAYPSFLRFLPKPGKWMETFKQFMGFIMLASVLWLMWVFAAQTNALALILLLGAFFMISMACWIYGRWATPLHSKLSCRIATSVAIFGLLASLYALLYASKSTSPSISFSPAIAEQEVIWEEFSPQRLAELTSQGIPVFVDFTAKWCLICQANHMILGGADVHAQFNEQGVVRMKADWTKKDAAITEELQKFGRHSVPLYVLYQQEQEPFIFPQLLTPSLVINKLKAIK, from the coding sequence TTGGCAGTCAAATTCCGGCATATAACTTATAGGTTACTCGGCTTTTTGATCATTTTCATCTCTCTCTTATACAGTGAAAATCCTTCTCAAGTCAATCAACTTCATTCATTTCCATCTAATCTTGGCTTAATCGAGCCTTTAGTGAATGACTCTTCTTTACCTATTAAAGCTTATGTGCATTCCGAAACGCTAAATTTTAAGGCGGCCGAGCCCTTTTGGATAAAAGTTAGCCTTACCATAGCTCCCTCGTGGAATATTTATTGGAAAAATCCAGGAGATGCAGGCATGCCTGTTTCGGTTACTTGGGAGCTGCCACCTGGGTTTAAAGCCGGTGAGCTTCAATGGCCTTATCCGCAACGTTTTGAATCACCCTCATCCATTGGCTTTGGCTATGAAAATGAGGTGCACTTTTTGTGTCAGATCTTTCCCCCCGAGAATCTCAATCATTCTGACACTTATAAGTTTAGAGCGACTATTAAATACTTAGCCTGTTCAGATTCAGCCTGCTTACCAGGTGAAACTAACGTGCAGATGAACCTGACCTCTACTTCTTTTGCCCCAGTCATGGACAAGTCTTTAACCTCTATTTTCGAGCAAGCGCGTCGTTTGCTGCCAAAAACTCGTGGGAATATTACGGCCAAGCGTATCAATGATTTGATAGAGCTCAACATGCCATCTCCCTTAGCGCCAGCAGAGAAAATTTTAAATATTTTTTTCTTTCCCGAGGAGGGGCAAAGCGTAGATTATCATTTAGAGCCTTCTATCTCTTTACAAGAGAGTTCTTTTTCTTCTTACTCTATTGCCTTTAAAGAGAAAGATTCTTCGTTGCCTACAACTGTTCTTAAAGGTGTTTTAGTTCTGACTATCCAGCAGGCAGAAAAAATAGCCACGGAAGCTATCGAGGTAGCTGTGCCTATCCAAGATCTTAACAAAGAAAATTCTGTCTGGGCTTTCAATGAGGCTTTCCCTCGCTCCTGGAATATCACTTTGTCCTCCAAATCCAGCGATTATGAGGGCGGATTGGGAATGGCTTTGATATTAGCTTTTTTGGGCGGAATGCTTTTAAATTTGATGCCTTGCGTTCTACCGGTAATCTCTTTTAAAATTTTAAGCTTCGTTAAAATGTCGGGGCAAAGCCGTCAGTTGACTTTACAGCATGGCTTGATGTTTAGTGCAGGCGTTCTAGTTTCTTTTTGGATATTGTCTGCAGCTCTTTTGATTTTAAAGGCTTATGGCCATGCTGTAGGCTGGGGATTTCAGCTGCAAGAGCCTGCTTTTGTCGCTTTGTTGTCAGCGGTCCTATTCATTTTTAGTTTAAGCTTATTTGGTGTATTTGAAATAGGAATCAAAGTGGGCTCTTTTGCGGGACAGCTACAGCATCAAGGGACAAAAAAGGGAAGATGTGCTTCCTTTTTAAGTGGGGTACTAGCCACGCTCATAGCTACCCCTTGCACGGGCCCCTTTTTGGGTACAGCAGTGGGTTTTGCTATGACTTTACCTTTCTACTTGTCTTTTTTGATTTTCACTTCCTTAGGAATGGGAATGGCGTCTCCTTATCTTATCCTATCTGCTTACCCCTCTTTTCTGCGTTTTTTACCTAAGCCGGGAAAATGGATGGAGACCTTTAAACAATTCATGGGCTTTATCATGCTTGCTTCCGTGTTATGGTTAATGTGGGTTTTTGCAGCTCAAACAAATGCATTAGCTCTTATCCTGTTATTAGGGGCTTTTTTTATGATAAGTATGGCTTGTTGGATTTACGGGCGCTGGGCGACCCCTCTTCATTCCAAATTAAGCTGTAGGATTGCTACAAGCGTAGCCATCTTTGGACTGCTGGCTAGTCTATATGCTTTACTTTATGCTTCTAAGTCTACCTCCCCCTCTATCTCTTTTTCTCCTGCTATAGCTGAGCAAGAGGTTATATGGGAAGAGTTTTCTCCCCAACGACTAGCAGAGTTAACTTCTCAAGGTATTCCTGTTTTTGTTGATTTTACAGCGAAGTGGTGTTTAATATGCCAAGCTAATCATATGATATTGGGAGGGGCGGACGTTCATGCTCAATTTAACGAGCAGGGCGTAGTGCGGATGAAAGCTGACTGGACAAAAAAAGATGCCGCTATTACGGAAGAGCTGCAAAAATTTGGGCGCCATAGCGTACCCCTGTATGTGCTTTATCAGCAGGAACAAGAGCCTTTTATTTTTCCTCAATTATTGACTCCTAGCTTAGTCATCAACAAATTAAAAGCTATAAAATAA